In Diorhabda carinulata isolate Delta chromosome 6, icDioCari1.1, whole genome shotgun sequence, a single genomic region encodes these proteins:
- the LOC130895213 gene encoding capping protein inhibiting regulator of actin dynamics-like: protein MVYHQENRGTGEQENRRTGEQENRRTGEQENRRTGEQENRRTGEQENRRTGEQENRRTGEQENRRTGEQENRRTGEQENRRTGEQENRRTGEQENRRTGEQENRRTGEQENRRTGEQENRRTGEQENRRTGEQENRRTGEQENRRTGEQENRRTGEQENRRTGEQENRRTGEQGNRETGKQWTREQGNKRTYNLP from the coding sequence ATGGTTTACCATCAGGAGAATAGAGGAACAGGAGAACAGGAGAACAGGAGAACAGGAGAACAGGAGAACAGGAGAACAGGAGAACAGGAGAACAGGAGAACAGGAGAACAGGAGAACAGGAGAACAGGAGAACAGGAGAACAGGAGAACAGGAGAACAGGAGAACAGGAGAACAGGAGAACAGGAGAACAGGAGAACAGGAGAACAGGAGAACAGGAGAACAGGAGAACAGGAGAACAGGAGAACAGGAGAACAGGAGAACAGGAGAACAGGAGAACAGGAGAACAGGAGAACAGGAGAACAGGAGAACAGGAGAACAGGAGAACAGGAGAACAGGAGAACAGGAGAACAGGAGAACAGGAGAACAGGAGAACAGGAGAACAGGAGAACAGGAGAACAGGAGAACAGGAGAACAGGAGAACAGGAGAACAGGAGAACAGGAGAACAGGAGAACAGGAGAACAGGAGAACAGGAGAACAGGAGAACAGGAGAACAGGAGAACAGGAGAACAGGAGAACAGGGAAACAGGGAAACAGGGAAACAGTGGACCAGGGAACAGGGGAACAAGAGAACATATAATTTACCATGA